One Equus quagga isolate Etosha38 chromosome 5, UCLA_HA_Equagga_1.0, whole genome shotgun sequence genomic window carries:
- the PSD4 gene encoding PH and SEC7 domain-containing protein 4, translating to MGDDRLSEHREPVEFLNIYLGDNLQPHPGVHLRETCGRPDPPKPCGEQICASDPPESVRQEAPPRGSSTEATHLGSGSSQGDLRQSQSTSTQVVFWAGILQAQMCVLDLEEELEKTEGLRAELRCCLPPASTDLPTFSSSPVGPRDLGLRPGPPVEEALGEDSSGPEGENQNLVWPGKGTPDSSPEWGAEEESVFFDNPLFLDSPCSDASASEERFSWGFPDFPADVRTGTQSPQTLEPLVPGGGVPWELEGEPGLGDGTSDSSGHTTPPFPVPIYRPHSLSWAAGDAADGAPAVPPGQGENESFLGDSLGPTPSTASCADKALTWEIGQVGSDPRPAIPPVQPWALPSPESSHPEACPSWPQVPLTSQHRGDRDAERPQEPAPCTLAPGSWGSPAYSPEPGSPEPESRGRSPRPSAVSSQEGSPQLQGHRSGSISPKWTLDASRPSLLETDGAEPSSLEKEEAGEAPNPGKEVKSEGPARTAEAVAIQPDVRLTSAEGLPESPMLHVQSPEEGQRPQAGDKLANGIRTDKVAWNLASRLYHLEGFRKSEVAAYLQKNNDFSRAVAEEYLSFFQFGGQSLDRALRVFLQALVLSGETQERERILYQFSRRFHHCNPRVFPSVDSVHTLTCAIMLLNTDLHGQNIGKSMSCQEFITNLNGLRDGGNFPKELLKALYWSIRSEKLEWAVDEEDAAIPEKARPSPPTSKLSNPFLQLAQDPTVPTYKQGILARKMHHDADGKKTPWGKRGWKMFHTLLRGMVLYFLKGEDHGSEGESLVGQMVDEPVGVHHSLATPATHYTKKPHVFQLRTADWRLYLFQAPTAKEMSSWIALINLAAATHSAPPFPAAVGSQRRFVRPILPVGPAQSSLEEQHRSHENCLDAASDDLLDLQRNLPERRGRGRELEDYRLRKEYLEYEKTRYETYVQLLVARLRCPSDDLDLWEEQLGKEAGGTLEPKPSLKKSHSSPSLHQDEAPTTAKVKRNISERRTYRKIIPKRNRNLP from the exons ATGGGTGACGACAGACTCTCTGAACACCGCGAACCCGTGGAATTTCTCAACATCTATTTGGGAGACAACCTGCAGCCCCACCCAGGAGTGCACCTGAGGGAAACATGTGGCCGTCCTGACCCTCCGAAACCTTGTGGAGAACAGATCTGCGCCTCTGACCCTCCTGAGTCCGTGAGGCAAGAAGCTCCTCCCAGGGGCTCCAGCACAGAAGCCACGCACCTGGGGAGCGGCTCTTCCCAGGGGGACTTAAGGCAGAGCCAGAGCACGTCCACTCAGGTGGTGTTCTGGGCGGGCATCCTGCAGGCCCAGATGTGCGTCCTggacctggaggaggagctggagaagaCGGAGGGGCTCAGGGCCGAGCTGAGATGCTGCCTCCCCCCGGCCTCTACAGACCTACCCACTTTCTCCTCCAGCCCTGTGGGCCCTCGGGACTTGGGCCTCCGCCCCGGCCCACCCGTGGAAGAGGCTTTGGGGGAAGACAGCAGCGGGCCTGAGGGGGAGAACCAGAACCTCGTGTGGCCGGGGAAGGGAACCccagattcttccccagagtgGGGTGCCGAGGAGGAGAGCGTGTTCTTCGACAATCCCCTCTTCCTGGACAGCCCTTGCTCAGACGCCAGTGCTTCCGAAGAGCGCTTTTCCTGGGGGTTCCCAGACTTCCCAGCAGACGTGAGGACTGGGACCCAGAGCCCACAGACCCTGGAGCCTCTAGTCCCAGGAGGCGGGGTGCCATGGGAGCTGGAAGGGGAGCCAGGTTTAGGGGACGGCACATCTGATTCCAGCGGGCACACCACCCCTCCATTCCCTGTGCCCATCTACAGACCGCACTCCCTCTCCTGGGCTGCAGGGGATGCCGCTGATGGGGCTCCGGCAGTACCTCCTGGGCAGGGGGAGAATGAG TCCTTTCTGGGAGACAGTCTTGGCCCTACCCCATCTACAGCATCCTGTGCGGACAAAGCATTGACCTGGGAAATAGGACAAGTCGGATCTGACCCTAGGCCTGCCATACCtcctgtgcaaccttgg gccctgcccagccctgagaGCTCACATCCAGAAGCGTGTCCTTCATGGCCCCAGGTGCCTCTTACCTCCCAGCACAGAG GTGACAGGGATGCTGAGCGTCCCCAGGAGCCTGCTCCCTGCACCTTGGCCCCTGGCTCCTGGGGGAGCCCAGCCTATTCACCAGAGCCTGGCAGCCCCGAGCCTGAGAGCAGAGGccgcagccccaggcccagcgcCGTGTCCTCTCAGGAAGGCAGCCCACAGCTCCAGGGCCACCGCTCGGGCAGCATCTCTCCCAAGTGGACCCTAGATGCTTCCCGCCCTTCACTCTTGGAGACAGATGGGGCAGAGCCAAGTTCCttggagaaagaggaggcaggagaggcccCAAACCCAGGGAAGGAAGTAAAGAGCGAAGGCCCAGCCAGGACCGCAGAGGCTGTAGCCATCCAGCCTGACGTTCGCTTGACTTCTGCGGAAGG GCTTCCTGAGAGCCCCATGCTCCACGTGCAATCCCCAGAGGAAGGCCAAAGGCCACAGGCTGGAGACAAGCTGGCTAATGGCATCAGGACCGACAAGGTGGCCTGGAACTTGGCCTCTCGCCTCTATCATCTGGAGGGTTTCCGGAAGTCTGAAGTGGCTGCCTACCTGCAGAAGAA CAACGACTTCAGCAGGGCTGTGGCTGAAGAGTACTTGTCCTTCTTCCAGTTTGGAGGCCAGAGCCTGGACCGTGCCCTCCG GGTCTTCCTCCAGGCGCTGGTGCTCAGTGGAGAGACTCAGGAGCGGGAGCGAATCCTCTACCAGTTCTCCAGACGCTTCCATCACTGCAATCCCAGGGTCTTCCCCTCAGTAG ATTCTGTACACACCTTGACCTGTGCCATCATGCTCCTTAACACGGACCTGCACGGACAG AACATTGGGAAGAGCATGAGCTGCCAGGAATTCATAACCAACCTGAACGGCCTGCGGGACGGCGGGAACTTCCCCAAGGAGCTGCTGAAG GCCCTCTACTGGTCTATCCGAAGTGAGAAGCTCGAGTGGGCTGT GGACGAAGAAGACGCAGCCATTCCCGAGAAGGCACGGCCGTCTCCCCCAACCAGCAAGTTGAGCAACCCCTTCCTCCAGCTGGCCCAGGACCCCACGGTGCCCACTTACAAGCAGGGCATCCTGGCTCGGAAGATGCATCACGATGCGGATGGCAAGAAGA CGCCATGGGGCAAGCGCGGCTGGAAGATGTTCCACACTTTGCTGCGAGGGATGGTCCTCTACTTCCTGAAG GGAGAGGACCATGGTTCTGAGGGGGAGAGTTTGGTGGGGCAGATGGTGGACGAGCCCGTGGGGGTGCACCACTCGTTGGCCACCCCAGCTACCCATTACACCAAGAAGCCGCACGTCTTCCAGCTGCGGACTGCTGACTGGCGCCTCTACCTCTTCCAGGCACC CACTGCCAAGGAGATGAGTTCCTGGATTGCGCTCATCAATCTGGCTGCCGCCACGCACTCGGCGCCGCCCTTCCCCGCCGCGGTTGGCTCCCAGCGCAGATTCGTGCGGCCCATCCTGCCCGTGGGCCCCGCCCAGAGCTCCCTG GAGGAGCAGCATCGATCCCACGAGAACTGCCTGGACGCTGCCTCCGACGACCTGCTGGATCTGCAGAGGAACTTACCGGAGCGGCGGGGCCGAGGCCGTGAGCTGGAAGACTACCGCTTGCGGAAGGAGTACCTGGAGTACGAG AAAACCCGCTATGAGACATACGTGCAGCTGCTGGTGGCCCGTTTGCGCTGCCCCTCAGATGACCTGGAcctgtgggaggagcagctggggaAGGAAGCTGGAGGCACCCTGGAGCCCAAGCCCAGCCTGAAGAAGTCCCACTCGAGCCCATCCCTGCACCAGGACGAGGCCCCCACCACGGCCAAGGTGAAGCGAAACATCTCAGAGCGCAGAACCTACCGGAAGATCATCCCCAAGCGCAACCGCAATCTGCCCTGA